Proteins from a single region of Aureibacter tunicatorum:
- a CDS encoding DUF4249 domain-containing protein, protein MNMKIRKIINIYAFSFVAILALVSCSEEIDLNLRSADPEVVIEGVVTDSTRGNFVKLSYTTDYYDKGETPMISDALVKVFSDGEEYLLSEVDPGFYTNPSLDGNVGKQYRLEVVHEEVMHESEGYMRDVVEVDSVTVEETDLAGNLYYRFEVHYTDPADERNYYKIEQFVNGESTGDIMLHKDDTNDGMATNYPVYYDEIEIGDHVEFELQHISEDVYDYFKAVQSISEGNPSSPGNPPAMFGTDALGYFSVQAVSRGGIVLE, encoded by the coding sequence ATGAATATGAAAATTAGAAAAATAATAAATATATACGCATTCAGTTTTGTCGCTATATTGGCATTGGTTTCTTGCTCGGAGGAAATTGATTTGAATTTGCGCTCTGCTGACCCTGAAGTTGTCATTGAAGGAGTCGTAACGGATAGCACAAGAGGCAATTTTGTGAAGCTTTCCTATACGACGGATTATTATGACAAGGGTGAGACTCCGATGATATCGGATGCTTTGGTTAAGGTATTTTCAGATGGTGAAGAGTATCTTTTATCGGAAGTAGATCCCGGGTTTTACACCAATCCATCACTGGATGGGAATGTTGGGAAGCAATATCGTTTGGAAGTAGTTCATGAGGAAGTTATGCACGAATCCGAAGGCTATATGCGTGATGTGGTGGAGGTTGATTCAGTGACTGTGGAAGAGACGGATCTCGCGGGGAATTTATATTATAGATTTGAAGTTCATTACACTGATCCTGCCGATGAAAGGAACTATTATAAAATAGAGCAATTTGTGAATGGAGAATCAACAGGTGATATCATGCTTCATAAGGATGATACCAATGATGGCATGGCGACAAATTACCCTGTGTATTATGATGAAATAGAAATAGGAGACCATGTTGAGTTTGAATTGCAGCATATCAGCGAAGATGTGTACGATTACTTCAAGGCGGTTCAGAGCATTTCAGAAGGAAATCCGAGTTCTCCAGGAAATCCTCCAGCGATGTTTGGAACGGATGCGCTAGGCTATTTCTCCGTTCAGGCTGTATCTAGGGGAGGGATCGTGTTGGAATAA
- a CDS encoding carboxypeptidase-like regulatory domain-containing protein has protein sequence MNRFILFFLLLFSSLNSAFSQGVQEFEVKGKVTDFEGTPIDSALVSLYYSDFSPAYTVYSDQDGNYKLTGVKKGTYLAMYVLRPEEYPRRNAVAPEDMRLEFWAWNVIVDENLTINPRYHRLELYGLNAFTVNGGGSRLWLYVRPMSLGKLIKYESDIYTDKAKLEKKVDINVYPEHFKAEVFIDDKQVEVKSMQKIEELPANESGAAVVGYMINVDFKPSNSREKPYVIKVVGENTEFNEKGENILFYKYGNYEFKK, from the coding sequence ATGAATAGATTCATCTTATTTTTTCTGCTTTTATTTTCTTCATTAAATTCTGCTTTTTCTCAAGGTGTTCAAGAGTTTGAGGTAAAGGGGAAAGTTACAGATTTTGAAGGAACGCCTATTGACAGTGCTTTAGTTAGTTTATATTATTCTGATTTTTCACCTGCATATACTGTTTATTCTGATCAAGATGGGAATTATAAATTAACAGGTGTGAAAAAAGGAACTTATTTGGCAATGTATGTCTTAAGGCCAGAAGAGTATCCAAGAAGAAATGCAGTAGCTCCGGAAGATATGCGGTTGGAGTTTTGGGCATGGAATGTAATTGTTGATGAGAATTTAACGATTAACCCAAGATATCATCGATTGGAATTATATGGCCTTAATGCTTTTACTGTAAATGGTGGAGGTTCCAGACTTTGGCTATATGTAAGACCCATGAGTTTAGGTAAGCTAATAAAATATGAAAGTGATATTTATACTGATAAAGCTAAGTTGGAGAAAAAGGTTGATATTAATGTCTATCCAGAGCACTTTAAAGCTGAGGTGTTTATTGACGACAAGCAAGTAGAAGTAAAATCAATGCAAAAAATTGAAGAGCTTCCTGCGAATGAAAGTGGAGCGGCAGTTGTTGGATATATGATTAATGTTGATTTTAAACCTTCGAATTCAAGAGAGAAACCTTATGTAATAAAAGTGGTAGGGGAAAATACTGAATTTAATGAAAAAGGAGAAAATATTTTATTTTATAAATATGGAAACTATGAATTCAAGAAATGA
- a CDS encoding DUF4157 domain-containing protein, translating into MNKNSKEQQHSNIAQRKADERMKANWMAVQRKKELDGDDTTPSLDYLNLTTAQLRADIDAIKSSENFQRWNTPSGQLPVQKKDDTGGSGNQGTTSKPNNTGLPDKLKTGVENLSGHSMDDVKVHYNSDKPAQLQAHAYAQGTDIHLASGQEKHLPHEAWHVVQQKQGRVKPTKQMKGKVNVNDDAGLEKEADVMGAKALQFIDNRPEGVAQRKLNKFKNNGDTEIQLKKYSVARNLNLSLATTDWSAKGEKGDEKYQSAKTRARGQMYADLREEYPITNTDGNHEEQENSRGVEYARKKLEIDTEFDKYSDDDITVQTSRPAIKPNAGKGKRRKNSQAGPINEMVSSIKYIGAHLVKREWGGADNMWNVVAWPQKAEDKWASIFETPVDSAGLRGEDPGNVKIEVRKEDEELKRPRASEIIQEEISKLEGADNEKANKRLLESPTAKRLLTSARWVSNRALESVPEVAKGTNFLGTVELSRSETKYEEAKKGAEEHFRKKAKEELKSEEELQIHSKSKDQLTDSWEEEEARMHELRKKERKRDWKVETDLYTPGFKIEDNIVDS; encoded by the coding sequence ATGAATAAGAATTCTAAAGAACAACAACACTCAAATATAGCACAGAGAAAAGCTGATGAGCGAATGAAAGCGAATTGGATGGCTGTGCAAAGGAAAAAAGAGCTCGATGGGGACGATACTACTCCGTCTTTAGATTATTTAAATCTAACAACTGCCCAATTACGAGCTGATATTGATGCGATTAAGTCCAGCGAAAACTTTCAACGGTGGAATACCCCTTCAGGTCAACTGCCAGTGCAAAAGAAAGATGATACTGGAGGATCTGGCAATCAGGGAACCACTTCAAAGCCTAATAATACAGGTTTGCCGGATAAGCTAAAAACAGGAGTGGAAAACCTTTCGGGGCATTCCATGGATGATGTCAAAGTGCATTACAATTCAGACAAACCTGCGCAACTTCAAGCCCATGCATATGCGCAAGGCACGGATATTCATCTCGCCTCAGGACAAGAAAAACACTTGCCTCACGAAGCTTGGCATGTCGTTCAGCAGAAGCAAGGAAGAGTCAAGCCAACAAAACAGATGAAAGGCAAGGTGAATGTCAATGATGATGCAGGCTTGGAGAAAGAAGCTGATGTAATGGGGGCAAAAGCTTTACAATTTATAGATAATCGGCCGGAAGGTGTTGCGCAAAGAAAACTTAACAAGTTCAAAAATAATGGTGATACAGAAATTCAACTGAAAAAATATTCAGTTGCTCGCAATCTAAATCTATCTTTGGCAACAACGGATTGGTCCGCAAAGGGGGAAAAGGGTGATGAAAAATATCAATCTGCGAAAACCCGAGCTAGAGGTCAGATGTATGCCGACTTGCGTGAAGAATATCCCATTACAAATACCGATGGAAACCATGAAGAACAGGAAAATTCAAGAGGAGTTGAATATGCACGTAAAAAATTAGAGATTGATACTGAATTTGATAAATACTCTGACGATGATATAACAGTACAGACATCAAGACCTGCCATAAAACCAAATGCTGGCAAAGGGAAAAGGCGTAAGAACAGTCAGGCAGGTCCCATTAATGAAATGGTATCGAGCATAAAATATATTGGAGCACACCTTGTAAAGCGGGAGTGGGGAGGAGCTGATAATATGTGGAATGTCGTGGCATGGCCTCAAAAAGCAGAGGACAAATGGGCTAGTATTTTTGAAACTCCAGTGGATAGCGCAGGATTAAGAGGAGAGGATCCTGGCAATGTGAAAATTGAAGTAAGGAAAGAAGACGAGGAATTAAAGCGGCCTCGTGCTAGTGAAATAATTCAGGAAGAAATTAGTAAGTTGGAAGGAGCAGATAACGAAAAAGCAAATAAACGATTACTTGAAAGTCCTACAGCTAAAAGGCTATTAACGTCGGCAAGATGGGTGTCCAACAGAGCACTGGAAAGTGTTCCAGAAGTTGCTAAAGGGACGAACTTCTTAGGAACTGTAGAGTTAAGTAGGTCTGAAACAAAATATGAAGAAGCCAAGAAAGGTGCGGAAGAGCATTTTAGAAAAAAAGCAAAAGAGGAATTGAAATCCGAAGAAGAGCTACAAATCCACTCGAAGAGTAAGGATCAATTAACTGATTCTTGGGAAGAAGAAGAAGCAAGAATGCATGAGCTCAGAAAAAAAGAAAGAAAAAGAGATTGGAAGGTAGAAACTGATTTGTATACGCCGGGATTTAAAATCGAGGACAATATTGTTGATAGCTGA
- a CDS encoding DUF1566 domain-containing protein, which yields MSYKIGDEISGGIVFAISADGEHGLIAAKEDLADKHTWSEANYKCDELILDGHKDWYLPSRGELNLMYWNLKKNGLGEFSDDWYWSSMELDYYHAWCQYFGDGFQECNGKDVDSKRVRAVRAF from the coding sequence ATGTCGTACAAAATCGGAGATGAAATATCAGGGGGTATCGTATTCGCAATATCCGCAGATGGCGAACATGGCTTGATAGCAGCTAAAGAAGATTTGGCAGATAAGCACACGTGGTCGGAGGCAAATTATAAGTGTGATGAACTTATTTTAGACGGTCATAAAGACTGGTACCTGCCATCGAGAGGAGAGCTTAATTTAATGTACTGGAATTTAAAAAAAAATGGTCTTGGCGAATTTTCGGATGACTGGTATTGGAGTTCTATGGAACTCGACTACTATCATGCGTGGTGCCAATACTTCGGTGATGGCTTTCAAGAATGTAATGGAAAAGACGTGGACAGCAAACGTGTCCGTGCCGTTCGGGCATTTTAG